One window from the genome of Spirosoma rhododendri encodes:
- a CDS encoding right-handed parallel beta-helix repeat-containing protein, translating into MGLSNARIHRFPTLLNTRFYSASRPVGWLTLVCSLLFASADTFAQTTYYIASTGSDTNTGQSSDVPFQTLNKINSLTLKAGDAILFRRGDTFTGTLTIRQAGSPTQPIRVDAYGTGQPPRITGALPLTDWTQVGTNRWQAPCPSCGSRVTALFRDDGQLPLGRFPNPNDSNKGYLTIQSHSGKTQLTSQQPLTTNWTGAEAVVRPVQWILDRAIITGQNGNTLSLTNNTNYNLADGWGYFIQNHPATLDQNGEWYYDPNAKTIQLYATEKPASGAVTATAFDEALLITANYVTVQNIHLIQARKTNLRATNATGLTLTGLRVSNGGEDGVYVEGSGSNVLIQDVQLDNVNNNGITTGPYQNVTIRRSTVRAVGVQAGRGRSGDGQSVGILSSGSGGLLLEDNVLDSLGFNGICFVNNALIQRNIISNFCLTKSDGGGIYVWNGNKLAMSNNRILSNIVYGGTGAAAGTPGGAYSGANGIYLDDCTYNIDVKANTVFGCAGLGIFLHATNNTTVSGNTSIDNGEGQFKISHNNGGCPARSNTVQSNLFVSKTATQLVAAYESLSDDLASYGTFNKNTYARPFDDLVKIRAVKGVNGSIIGNDLTLGEWQTQSGQDLASTNSPITYRNYTVTRLGATRLNQTFDTNNGDWSSWGPNNNTQVVQDRSGKLDGNCLRVGFTGSSGQRDSFLYAFVNVGTVTKGKQYLLRFDAIGSGAGQKIPFFLRQRDGGYRDLSSRKMVWIGADRQHYEMAFTATDNEPTALLVTQLAENGQTVWFDNVSINEVDLSVASPSDSIYLAYNPTTRDSLIQLNNLYRNGGRSSATTLQTNSPSVQSTSQTVQVSPFSSVVLMRSSTPMTGQGPVDLSLRMCTRTRMVRLGSQQTIQITLRNEDRTPLTGRVQWSCRLPANLTLVAAPGMTYQDGLLTGSAYYLDAGSDTTFTITVSPKQPGCYRVAAQISYSPLPDPDSSPNSGTADGEDDTAVIDSRTDEEISTLFESPNPSQLPLPAVVSNQPAPNSSYTDLSVATSIDKTAAALGDIVSLSLTVANTGGSASGPVQLRYQLPAGLQLVDGQNWTNAGATLTTSLSNLPTGSQQTVWFRARVIQTGTWITNAEVFSCQTPDIDSTPANGYTNGEDDQTQLSLRVF; encoded by the coding sequence ATGGGATTGTCAAACGCCCGGATTCACCGTTTCCCCACGCTCCTAAACACCCGTTTCTATTCGGCTAGTCGGCCCGTTGGCTGGCTGACGCTGGTATGTAGCCTGCTGTTCGCTTCCGCCGACACCTTTGCGCAGACCACGTACTACATAGCCAGCACCGGGAGCGATACCAACACCGGCCAGTCGTCGGATGTCCCGTTTCAAACGCTGAATAAAATCAACAGCCTCACCCTCAAAGCCGGTGACGCCATCCTCTTCCGGCGGGGCGACACCTTCACCGGTACGCTCACCATCCGCCAGGCCGGTTCGCCCACGCAACCCATCCGCGTCGACGCCTACGGCACCGGCCAGCCCCCGCGCATCACCGGGGCACTGCCCCTGACGGATTGGACCCAGGTGGGCACCAACCGGTGGCAGGCCCCCTGCCCCAGCTGCGGCAGCCGGGTGACGGCCCTCTTCCGCGACGACGGACAGCTACCGCTCGGTCGATTCCCTAACCCGAACGACAGCAACAAAGGCTACCTGACCATTCAGTCGCACAGTGGCAAAACCCAGCTGACCAGCCAGCAACCGCTGACGACCAACTGGACGGGAGCCGAAGCCGTGGTCAGGCCCGTACAGTGGATTCTGGATCGGGCAATAATCACCGGCCAGAACGGCAACACGCTGTCACTCACAAACAACACGAACTACAATCTGGCCGACGGCTGGGGTTATTTCATTCAGAATCACCCGGCTACCCTCGATCAGAACGGCGAGTGGTACTACGACCCAAACGCCAAAACCATTCAGCTGTACGCGACGGAGAAGCCGGCTTCGGGTGCCGTTACGGCGACGGCTTTCGACGAAGCCCTGCTCATCACAGCTAACTACGTGACGGTGCAGAATATCCACCTGATACAGGCCCGCAAAACCAACCTGCGCGCCACCAACGCAACGGGGCTAACCCTGACGGGCCTCCGGGTCAGCAACGGCGGGGAGGATGGCGTGTACGTTGAAGGCAGCGGCAGCAACGTGCTAATCCAGGACGTTCAGCTCGACAACGTCAATAACAACGGCATAACCACAGGCCCTTACCAGAACGTTACGATTCGGCGCAGCACGGTGCGGGCCGTTGGCGTACAGGCCGGTCGCGGGCGCAGTGGCGACGGACAGTCGGTCGGGATTCTGTCGTCCGGATCGGGGGGGTTACTGCTGGAAGACAACGTGCTCGACAGCCTCGGCTTCAACGGTATCTGCTTCGTCAACAATGCCCTGATTCAGCGCAACATCATTTCCAATTTCTGCCTGACCAAGAGCGACGGGGGTGGTATCTACGTTTGGAATGGCAACAAACTGGCCATGAGCAACAACCGCATCCTGTCGAATATCGTGTATGGCGGCACGGGCGCAGCCGCCGGTACGCCCGGCGGTGCTTATTCGGGGGCCAATGGCATCTACCTCGACGACTGCACTTACAACATCGACGTAAAAGCCAATACCGTATTCGGGTGCGCCGGGCTGGGCATCTTTCTGCACGCCACCAACAACACGACCGTAAGCGGTAACACCAGCATCGACAATGGAGAAGGGCAGTTTAAGATTTCGCACAACAACGGCGGGTGCCCGGCGCGCAGCAATACCGTGCAAAGCAACCTGTTCGTCAGCAAGACCGCTACGCAGCTGGTAGCCGCCTACGAGTCGCTGTCTGACGATCTGGCCAGTTATGGTACGTTCAACAAAAACACCTACGCCCGCCCGTTCGATGATCTGGTCAAGATTCGGGCGGTGAAAGGAGTCAATGGCTCTATCATCGGTAACGACCTGACGCTGGGCGAGTGGCAAACGCAATCGGGGCAGGACCTTGCCTCGACGAACAGCCCCATTACGTACCGCAATTACACGGTGACGCGGTTGGGAGCGACGCGCCTGAACCAAACGTTCGACACCAACAACGGCGACTGGTCGAGCTGGGGGCCCAACAACAATACGCAGGTCGTGCAGGACCGGTCGGGTAAGCTCGACGGCAACTGCCTGCGCGTTGGGTTTACGGGTTCGTCGGGGCAGCGCGACTCGTTTCTTTATGCGTTTGTCAACGTGGGCACCGTCACGAAAGGCAAACAGTACCTGCTTCGATTCGACGCGATCGGGTCGGGAGCCGGGCAGAAGATACCGTTTTTTCTTCGGCAGCGCGACGGCGGCTACCGCGACCTGAGCAGCCGTAAAATGGTCTGGATCGGTGCCGATCGGCAGCATTATGAGATGGCATTCACCGCCACCGACAACGAGCCTACTGCTCTGCTGGTAACCCAGCTGGCGGAAAACGGCCAGACCGTCTGGTTCGACAACGTCAGTATCAACGAAGTCGACCTGTCGGTTGCCAGCCCGTCCGATTCGATCTATCTGGCGTATAACCCGACCACCCGCGACAGCCTGATTCAGCTGAACAACCTGTACAGAAACGGTGGACGCTCCAGCGCCACCACGCTGCAAACCAACAGCCCTTCCGTACAATCGACCAGCCAAACAGTACAGGTCAGTCCATTTTCGTCGGTTGTACTGATGCGCAGCAGCACTCCCATGACCGGGCAGGGCCCCGTTGACCTGTCGCTGCGCATGTGCACCAGAACCCGGATGGTTCGTTTGGGTAGTCAGCAAACGATACAGATCACGCTGCGTAATGAAGACCGTACCCCGCTGACGGGGCGGGTGCAATGGAGTTGTCGGCTACCGGCAAACCTCACGCTTGTAGCCGCACCAGGCATGACGTATCAGGACGGTTTACTGACGGGCTCCGCCTACTACCTGGATGCGGGCAGCGACACGACGTTTACAATCACCGTAAGTCCGAAGCAGCCGGGTTGCTACCGGGTGGCAGCCCAGATTAGTTATTCGCCCCTTCCCGATCCCGACAGTTCGCCGAACTCGGGCACGGCCGATGGCGAAGACGATACCGCCGTGATTGATTCACGCACGGATGAGGAAATCAGCACGCTGTTTGAATCGCCCAACCCCAGTCAGCTTCCGCTCCCCGCCGTCGTATCCAACCAGCCCGCGCCAAACAGTTCTTACACGGACCTGTCAGTAGCGACCAGCATCGACAAAACGGCGGCAGCACTAGGCGACATCGTTAGTCTAAGCCTGACCGTCGCCAATACGGGCGGGAGTGCTTCGGGGCCGGTTCAGCTACGCTACCAGCTTCCGGCGGGCCTGCAACTCGTTGATGGCCAGAACTGGACCAACGCCGGCGCAACCCTGACGACCAGTCTCAGTAACCTACCCACGGGCAGTCAGCAAACAGTCTGGTTCCGCGCCAGGGTCATTCAGACGGGTACGTGGATTACAAATGCCGAAGTATTCAGCTGTCAGACGCCGGATATTGACTCTACCCCCGCTAATGGTTACACCAACGGGGAAGACGATCAGACCCAGCTTTCACTGCGCGTATTCTAA
- a CDS encoding polysaccharide biosynthesis/export family protein: MISTCKNSSRRLGNYVVALLGCLVLISSCTPVRKLAYFQSASPLDDTLTVASTYVPTIRKGDMLSVQVSSLNAEASNYFNPAAVADNNAPINAATNPLARQTGYLVAPDGSIRLPLIGQLTVAGLTNAAASDLIASKLKIYLKEPTVIVRNTNFRISVLGEVARPSLFTIPNEQITLPEALGLAGDLTIYGRRDNVLVIREEGDKRVFARLDMTRRETFKSPYYSLRPNDIVYIEPGKARATSVDRVYLVAPLVTGILSIIAIIATRP; the protein is encoded by the coding sequence ATGATTAGTACGTGTAAAAATAGCAGCAGACGACTTGGTAACTATGTGGTGGCCCTGCTGGGTTGCCTGGTTCTGATCAGTAGCTGTACCCCCGTAAGAAAGCTGGCTTACTTCCAATCGGCCAGCCCCCTTGATGACACGCTCACCGTAGCATCGACCTATGTTCCTACTATCCGAAAAGGAGATATGCTGTCGGTTCAGGTAAGCAGCCTGAACGCTGAGGCTTCAAACTACTTCAACCCGGCAGCGGTGGCCGACAATAACGCACCCATTAACGCAGCAACGAACCCACTTGCCCGACAAACAGGCTATCTGGTAGCCCCCGACGGCAGCATTAGACTACCGCTGATCGGTCAGCTAACGGTGGCCGGGCTCACCAATGCAGCTGCTAGTGACCTGATTGCCAGCAAGCTGAAAATTTACCTAAAAGAACCAACGGTTATCGTGCGGAATACCAACTTCCGCATCTCGGTGCTGGGCGAAGTGGCCCGACCCTCGCTGTTCACCATCCCCAACGAACAGATTACGCTGCCCGAAGCGCTGGGCCTTGCGGGTGACCTGACGATCTACGGCCGACGCGACAATGTGCTGGTGATTCGCGAGGAAGGCGACAAACGCGTATTCGCCCGCCTGGATATGACCCGGCGCGAAACGTTCAAATCACCGTACTACTCGCTGCGCCCCAACGATATCGTGTACATCGAACCGGGTAAGGCCCGCGCCACCAGTGTCGACCGAGTTTATCTGGTCGCTCCGCTCGTAACCGGCATCCTGTCTATCATCGCCATTATCGCCACCCGGCCCTAG
- a CDS encoding GumC family protein has protein sequence MAKSSQSYIPYQVVEPNSTSAMVHLQPFFKRWPWFVLSLAVALAGAYVYLLYQQPIYRTKASLLLQDEKRGSEQSNPLKELETYSPKKVVENELEVLKSSSLMGQVVDNLNLTSKYLRQTSFGKREIFSASPVLVMVEKGNDAVYKKPVELDFVNDKTVRIDAKDYPLNQSITTPYGQLRVVTRRPVSDTTESVFLQAMPRAAAIGTYLGKLKAEPTSKTSTVIDLTLDDAVPEKGEAILGGLIQEYNQAAVVDKNKVAASTLRFVEERLRMVSGELSSVERDVESYKSSKGITDLSTQASALVETARQNDAQINQVNIQLASLNDLQKFINNSSNKRSSTPATVGLTDATLLGQINQLSDLELKREEKAATTSEENPMLVSLDNQIKSTKANISQNIETMKSQLQNSQREYTSKSQEVESSIRSIPQQERALVNITRQQGIKNDLYTYLLKKREELAVLFAATQADSRVVDPPTAGGAPIKPVGAVMYALFGLVGLLVPTALIAGRNAVNTKVTRRLDVEDMTHVPILGEVMNKRKRDVMVVGQNTQSVIAEQIRTIRTNLQIGNPDLTASQVILFTSSISGEGKSFVSLNLGASMAMLKQPTVILEMDLRMPRLHQVFGIDNSVGLSNYLNGEATLDEILQPVPGHPNYFIIPSGPLPPNPSELLSGMEVRTLMATLRERFRYIMVDAPPIGIVTDAQLLAPMADSTLFVVRHGLTPKHCLKILDNLHREQRFQNLSIVLNAVERGNSYHYSHQYKNSYSYR, from the coding sequence ATGGCTAAATCTTCTCAATCATATATCCCTTACCAGGTCGTCGAGCCAAACAGCACGTCGGCGATGGTTCATCTGCAACCTTTTTTCAAACGGTGGCCCTGGTTTGTGCTGTCGCTGGCGGTAGCGCTGGCGGGTGCGTATGTGTATCTGCTTTACCAGCAGCCCATTTATCGCACCAAAGCCAGCCTGCTGCTTCAGGATGAAAAGCGGGGCAGCGAGCAAAGCAACCCGCTGAAAGAGCTGGAAACCTACTCGCCGAAGAAAGTAGTCGAGAACGAGCTGGAAGTGCTGAAATCATCGTCGCTGATGGGGCAGGTGGTCGACAACCTTAACCTGACCTCGAAGTACCTGCGGCAGACCTCGTTTGGCAAGCGCGAAATCTTCAGCGCATCGCCGGTGCTGGTAATGGTCGAAAAAGGTAACGACGCGGTGTACAAAAAGCCGGTTGAACTGGACTTCGTCAATGACAAAACGGTTCGGATCGACGCCAAAGATTATCCGCTCAACCAGTCGATCACGACCCCCTACGGTCAGTTGCGGGTGGTAACCCGGCGGCCGGTCAGCGATACGACGGAAAGCGTCTTTTTACAGGCGATGCCCCGCGCAGCGGCCATCGGTACGTATCTGGGCAAGCTGAAGGCTGAACCAACCAGCAAAACATCGACGGTGATCGATCTGACGCTTGATGACGCCGTACCCGAAAAAGGGGAAGCTATTCTGGGCGGGCTGATTCAGGAATACAACCAAGCGGCTGTTGTCGACAAAAACAAGGTGGCTGCCAGCACCCTGCGGTTCGTGGAAGAACGGCTGCGGATGGTGTCGGGCGAACTGTCGTCGGTGGAGCGCGATGTTGAGTCGTATAAGTCGAGCAAGGGGATCACTGACCTGAGCACGCAGGCGTCGGCGCTGGTCGAAACGGCCCGGCAGAACGACGCGCAGATCAATCAGGTAAACATCCAGCTGGCGTCGCTCAACGACCTTCAGAAGTTTATCAACAACTCATCGAACAAGCGCAGCAGCACCCCCGCTACCGTGGGCCTTACCGATGCAACCCTGCTGGGGCAGATCAACCAACTGTCGGACCTGGAACTGAAGCGCGAAGAGAAAGCAGCCACTACATCGGAAGAAAATCCGATGCTGGTATCGCTTGATAATCAGATTAAAAGCACGAAGGCGAACATCAGCCAGAACATCGAAACGATGAAGAGTCAGCTGCAAAATTCGCAGCGCGAGTACACCAGCAAGAGTCAGGAAGTTGAGTCGTCGATCCGGTCGATTCCGCAGCAGGAGCGGGCGCTGGTCAACATCACCCGGCAGCAGGGCATCAAAAACGATCTGTACACCTACCTGCTGAAAAAGCGGGAAGAGCTGGCCGTGCTGTTTGCCGCTACGCAGGCCGACAGCCGGGTTGTCGACCCACCGACCGCCGGTGGTGCACCCATCAAGCCCGTCGGTGCCGTGATGTACGCCCTGTTCGGACTGGTTGGTCTGTTGGTGCCAACGGCCCTGATCGCCGGTCGGAACGCCGTTAATACCAAAGTGACCCGCCGACTCGACGTGGAGGACATGACCCACGTCCCGATTCTGGGCGAGGTGATGAACAAGCGGAAGCGCGACGTTATGGTGGTTGGGCAGAATACCCAGTCGGTCATTGCCGAGCAGATTCGAACCATCCGCACCAACCTACAGATCGGCAATCCGGACCTTACCGCCAGTCAGGTTATCCTGTTTACGTCGAGTATCAGCGGTGAAGGCAAATCGTTTGTGTCGCTCAACCTGGGTGCCAGCATGGCGATGCTCAAGCAGCCGACCGTGATTCTGGAGATGGACCTGCGCATGCCCCGGCTGCATCAGGTATTTGGCATCGACAACAGTGTGGGGCTGAGCAACTACCTCAACGGCGAAGCCACGCTCGACGAGATTCTGCAACCCGTGCCGGGCCACCCCAACTACTTCATCATTCCGAGCGGGCCGCTGCCCCCGAACCCGTCTGAACTGCTCAGCGGGATGGAAGTGCGGACGCTGATGGCCACGCTGCGCGAACGGTTCCGCTACATCATGGTCGATGCTCCGCCGATCGGGATTGTAACCGACGCTCAGTTGCTGGCTCCCATGGCCGATTCGACGCTGTTCGTCGTTCGTCACGGCCTGACCCCCAAGCACTGCCTGAAGATTCTGGACAACCTGCACCGGGAGCAGCGGTTCCAAAACCTCAGCATCGTGCTGAACGCTGTAGAGCGGGGCAACTCCTACCACTATAGCCACCAGTACAAAAACAGCTATTCGTACCGGTAG
- a CDS encoding sugar transferase, which yields MSTTYTHLSKAPQKDQANVRISSRKAGRTLTRTDLRNLEKRVFDLAIAGVVSITVLIWLIPLIGLLIKLSSRGPILFVQMRTGRDGKPFRCFKFRTMTHAPNAEFKQVTVNDVRVTRLGHILRRSNLDEMPQFLNVLLGHMSVVGPRPHPIPLDAKYWHSMPGYKDRYTVRPGITGLAQARGARGETDVLYKMKGRVRYDHLYIRRQSSRLDMKICWWTVKAALNGNRNAR from the coding sequence ATGTCGACCACGTATACGCATCTGAGTAAAGCACCTCAGAAAGATCAGGCGAACGTACGCATAAGCTCGCGTAAAGCTGGCCGCACCCTAACCCGCACCGATTTGCGAAACCTGGAAAAACGGGTGTTTGATCTGGCAATAGCGGGTGTCGTCTCCATTACCGTGCTGATCTGGCTGATCCCGCTGATCGGCTTGCTGATAAAGCTTTCCTCGCGCGGGCCGATTCTGTTTGTGCAGATGCGTACCGGCCGCGACGGTAAGCCGTTTCGCTGCTTCAAATTCCGCACGATGACTCACGCGCCGAATGCGGAGTTCAAGCAGGTAACAGTCAACGATGTACGGGTAACGCGCCTGGGCCACATCCTGCGCCGGAGCAATCTGGACGAGATGCCCCAGTTTCTCAACGTGCTGCTGGGCCACATGAGCGTGGTTGGGCCCCGCCCCCACCCCATTCCGCTCGACGCCAAATACTGGCACTCGATGCCGGGCTATAAGGATCGCTATACGGTGCGGCCGGGCATTACCGGACTGGCACAGGCGCGGGGCGCACGGGGCGAAACCGACGTGCTCTACAAAATGAAGGGACGCGTGCGGTACGATCACCTGTACATCCGCCGACAGTCGTCGCGACTCGATATGAAAATCTGCTGGTGGACGGTGAAAGCCGCCCTGAACGGCAATCGGAATGCCCGTTGA